One Tenebrio molitor chromosome 2, icTenMoli1.1, whole genome shotgun sequence genomic region harbors:
- the Mau2 gene encoding MAU2 chromatid cohesion factor homolog isoform X1 translates to MASSQDAWYLSLLGLAEHFRTSSPPMIKLCIQCLQAVFNFKPPPRVEARTHLQLGNILLTHTKNTDLAKNHLEQAWLLSQMINTFDDVKFEAASVLAELYEQQQQISLSKPILRKAIELSQHNVYWHCRLIFQLAQIHATEKDYQLASSLLGVGVDYAHISNASYTRVLFLLSKGMLLLIDKKLQEVQPVLNQAGHLIETWTGAAYQKEYLRVYFLVLQVCHCLMAGQVKSVKPCLKQLQQSIQTIMATDDVFTGPSVGDMFLWMPKEHLYVLVYLVTVMHSMQAGYMEKAQKYTDKALMQIEKLKIVDNKPILSVFQLMLLEHIIMCRLVMGNKTQALQEISSAVGLCRQNPRLLETHGPQLHTLLGLYSMSMNCMEAAEAQFMAALNTSRERELWTFANLNLAIVYLRGKREADFNALHERINPESLPSHSHSLRAAAYYVQGLQAFFQGRYNEAKRYLRETLKMANAEDLNRLTSCSLVLLGHIFLSLGNSRESMNMVTPAMQLASKIPDVHVQLWASAILKDLYRMCSDPQSENEAYQRHVNFSQMLLNDHFQASQMSEHNLIMWTQGNFPAITNSPSTSGVLM, encoded by the exons ATGGCTTCATCTCAAGACGCTTGGTACTTGTCTCTCCTGGGCCTAGCAGAACACTTTAGAACCTCAAGCCCACCGATGATAAAGTTGTGTATTCAGTGTTTGCAGGcggtatttaattttaaaccgCCGCCGCGTGTCGAGGCTCGTACTCATTTACAGTTGGGTAATATACTTCTTACCCACACTAAAAATACTGATTTGGCTAAAAACCACTTGGAACAGGCG TGGTTGCTCTCCCAAATGATCAATACTTTTGATGATGTTAAATTTGAAGCAGCCAGTGTATTAGCAGAACTTTATGAACAACAGCAACAAATTTCCTTGTCAAAACCTATTTTAAGAAAAGCAATCGAATTGTCACAACATAATGTGTATTGGCATTGCAGATTGATATTCCAACTTGCT caAATACATGCAACTGAGAAAGATTACCAGCTAGCTAGTAGTTTACTAGGTGTAGGTGTAGATTATGCCCACATCTCTAATGCATCATACACAAGAGTCttgtttttattaagtaaAGGAATG ctCTTGTTGATTGACAAAAAACTTCAAGAAGTTCAGCCAGTTTTAAATCAAGCAGGGCACTTGATAGAAACTTGGACAGGTGCAGCATATCAGAAGGAATATTTGAGAGTATATTTTTTAGTGCTCCAG gtgTGCCATTGTTTAATGGCTGGTCAAGTCAAGAGTGTCAAGCCTTGTTTAAAACAGCTGCAACAGAGCATACAAACGATAATGGCAACTGATGAtg TTTTTACAGGTCCCAGTGTTGGAGACATGTTTTTGTGGATGCCTAAAGAACACCTATATGTTTTAGTTTATTTAGTTACTGTGATGCACAGCATGCAAGCAGGATATATGGAGAAGGCTCAGAAATATACTGACAAAGCTTTAAtgcaaatagaaaaattaaaaa ttgtgGATAACAAACCAATTCTTTCTGTATTTCAACTGATGCTGTTGGAGCACATAATCATGTGTAGGCTTGTCATGGGTAATAAAACTCAAGCTTTGCAAGAAATATCTTCTGCAGTAGGTTTATGTCGCCAAAATCCTAGACTACTTGAAACTCATGGCCCCCAGTTGCATACTCTTCTTGGACTATATTCAATGAGCATGAACTGTATGGAAGCAGCAGAAGCACAATTTATGGCTGcattaaat ACATCACGTGAAAGAGAATTATGGACTTTTGCCAATTTAAACTTGGCCATTGTTTATTTGAGGGGTAAGAGAGAAGCAGATTTTAATGCTCTCCATGAACGAATTAATCCTGAATCTTTACCATCCCACTCACACAGTTTAAGAGCAGCTGCTTATTATGTTCAAGGGCTCCAAGCATTTTTTCAAGGAAGATACAATGAAGCAAA gaGGTATTTAAGAGAAACGTTGAAAATGGCAAATGCAGAAGACTTGAATCGTTTAACTTCATGTTCGTTGGTGCTTTTGGGACATATATTTCTTTCATTGGGAAACAGCAGAGAAAGCATGAATATGGTGACTCCTGCAATGCAGTTAGCTAGTAAAATACCAGATGTTCATGTCCAGTTGTGGGCATCGGCCATACTTAAAG ATCTGTACAGAATGTGCAGTGACCCTCAGAGTGAAAATGAAGCCTATCAAAGACATGTTAACTTCTCCCAGATGTTACTTAATGACCATTTTCAAGCATCACAAATGtcagaacataatttaattatgtgGACACAGGGAAATTTTCCAGCCATCACCAATTCTCCAAGTACTTCTGGAGTTTTAATGTGA
- the Mau2 gene encoding MAU2 chromatid cohesion factor homolog isoform X2 codes for MASSQDAWYLSLLGLAEHFRTSSPPMIKLCIQCLQAVFNFKPPPRVEARTHLQLGNILLTHTKNTDLAKNHLEQAWLLSQMINTFDDVKFEAASVLAELYEQQQQISLSKPILRKAIELSQHNVYWHCRLIFQLAQIHATEKDYQLASSLLGVGVDYAHISNASYTRVLFLLSKGMLLLIDKKLQEVQPVLNQAGHLIETWTGAAYQKEYLRVYFLVLQVCHCLMAGQVKSVKPCLKQLQQSIQTIMATDDGPSVGDMFLWMPKEHLYVLVYLVTVMHSMQAGYMEKAQKYTDKALMQIEKLKIVDNKPILSVFQLMLLEHIIMCRLVMGNKTQALQEISSAVGLCRQNPRLLETHGPQLHTLLGLYSMSMNCMEAAEAQFMAALNTSRERELWTFANLNLAIVYLRGKREADFNALHERINPESLPSHSHSLRAAAYYVQGLQAFFQGRYNEAKRYLRETLKMANAEDLNRLTSCSLVLLGHIFLSLGNSRESMNMVTPAMQLASKIPDVHVQLWASAILKDLYRMCSDPQSENEAYQRHVNFSQMLLNDHFQASQMSEHNLIMWTQGNFPAITNSPSTSGVLM; via the exons ATGGCTTCATCTCAAGACGCTTGGTACTTGTCTCTCCTGGGCCTAGCAGAACACTTTAGAACCTCAAGCCCACCGATGATAAAGTTGTGTATTCAGTGTTTGCAGGcggtatttaattttaaaccgCCGCCGCGTGTCGAGGCTCGTACTCATTTACAGTTGGGTAATATACTTCTTACCCACACTAAAAATACTGATTTGGCTAAAAACCACTTGGAACAGGCG TGGTTGCTCTCCCAAATGATCAATACTTTTGATGATGTTAAATTTGAAGCAGCCAGTGTATTAGCAGAACTTTATGAACAACAGCAACAAATTTCCTTGTCAAAACCTATTTTAAGAAAAGCAATCGAATTGTCACAACATAATGTGTATTGGCATTGCAGATTGATATTCCAACTTGCT caAATACATGCAACTGAGAAAGATTACCAGCTAGCTAGTAGTTTACTAGGTGTAGGTGTAGATTATGCCCACATCTCTAATGCATCATACACAAGAGTCttgtttttattaagtaaAGGAATG ctCTTGTTGATTGACAAAAAACTTCAAGAAGTTCAGCCAGTTTTAAATCAAGCAGGGCACTTGATAGAAACTTGGACAGGTGCAGCATATCAGAAGGAATATTTGAGAGTATATTTTTTAGTGCTCCAG gtgTGCCATTGTTTAATGGCTGGTCAAGTCAAGAGTGTCAAGCCTTGTTTAAAACAGCTGCAACAGAGCATACAAACGATAATGGCAACTGATGAtg GTCCCAGTGTTGGAGACATGTTTTTGTGGATGCCTAAAGAACACCTATATGTTTTAGTTTATTTAGTTACTGTGATGCACAGCATGCAAGCAGGATATATGGAGAAGGCTCAGAAATATACTGACAAAGCTTTAAtgcaaatagaaaaattaaaaa ttgtgGATAACAAACCAATTCTTTCTGTATTTCAACTGATGCTGTTGGAGCACATAATCATGTGTAGGCTTGTCATGGGTAATAAAACTCAAGCTTTGCAAGAAATATCTTCTGCAGTAGGTTTATGTCGCCAAAATCCTAGACTACTTGAAACTCATGGCCCCCAGTTGCATACTCTTCTTGGACTATATTCAATGAGCATGAACTGTATGGAAGCAGCAGAAGCACAATTTATGGCTGcattaaat ACATCACGTGAAAGAGAATTATGGACTTTTGCCAATTTAAACTTGGCCATTGTTTATTTGAGGGGTAAGAGAGAAGCAGATTTTAATGCTCTCCATGAACGAATTAATCCTGAATCTTTACCATCCCACTCACACAGTTTAAGAGCAGCTGCTTATTATGTTCAAGGGCTCCAAGCATTTTTTCAAGGAAGATACAATGAAGCAAA gaGGTATTTAAGAGAAACGTTGAAAATGGCAAATGCAGAAGACTTGAATCGTTTAACTTCATGTTCGTTGGTGCTTTTGGGACATATATTTCTTTCATTGGGAAACAGCAGAGAAAGCATGAATATGGTGACTCCTGCAATGCAGTTAGCTAGTAAAATACCAGATGTTCATGTCCAGTTGTGGGCATCGGCCATACTTAAAG ATCTGTACAGAATGTGCAGTGACCCTCAGAGTGAAAATGAAGCCTATCAAAGACATGTTAACTTCTCCCAGATGTTACTTAATGACCATTTTCAAGCATCACAAATGtcagaacataatttaattatgtgGACACAGGGAAATTTTCCAGCCATCACCAATTCTCCAAGTACTTCTGGAGTTTTAATGTGA